A genomic segment from Methanoplanus limicola DSM 2279 encodes:
- a CDS encoding dihydropteroate synthase-like protein, which produces MRILLPTGEAAYETVRKASEGFDVDVRITGKIASFLTPSKLEKLILEGDYSMVIVSGMCTADFSGVCERTGVPVYLGPRHAADIGMVLSMSGDIELSTDIPADDLISSCRKQEARNKLEELESAAGCDFTIKSLKIGGDSRIKVLAEIMDAHKRPDIISEVLRFRNSGADIIDLGFGFDATTDDVIRTFELVRGGADDIICAADTQDPALIRAALPYADIILSLQERNIPLVAEDIAKSGAAVVVVPGERSLQENIRSAQKYGIGRIIADPLLQPAGSGLLDSLCDIVAYSKTEEGRCPVFFGAGNVTELIDADSIGVNALLSSLAMEAKASIIFTSEHSDKTAGSVREMRRAVDMMHLASERPYPKDVGLSLFCIKEKRKRREPEPEFDSIKEADKMPDEVSFDPCGNFRIGVVNGRIIAVNNGTAVTGDHWEDIFHEVMKSGKISLLDHAAYLGKELYKAELAVRFGRSFEQDGPF; this is translated from the coding sequence ATGCGCATACTACTTCCAACCGGAGAAGCGGCATATGAGACTGTCAGGAAGGCTTCGGAAGGTTTTGACGTGGATGTAAGGATTACGGGGAAAATTGCCTCTTTTCTGACCCCTTCAAAGCTTGAGAAGCTGATCCTTGAAGGTGATTACAGTATGGTTATAGTATCCGGGATGTGCACTGCGGACTTTTCAGGCGTTTGTGAGAGAACCGGGGTGCCTGTATATCTTGGCCCACGGCATGCGGCCGATATCGGCATGGTCCTCTCAATGTCCGGTGATATTGAACTCTCTACTGATATTCCGGCAGACGACCTCATATCATCGTGCAGGAAGCAGGAGGCCCGTAATAAACTTGAAGAGCTTGAATCCGCGGCAGGTTGTGATTTTACAATAAAAAGCCTTAAAATTGGCGGAGATTCCAGGATAAAAGTACTTGCTGAGATTATGGATGCGCATAAAAGACCGGATATAATATCAGAGGTGTTAAGATTCAGGAATTCCGGTGCAGACATAATAGACTTAGGGTTTGGCTTTGATGCCACAACTGACGATGTAATAAGGACATTTGAGCTTGTGAGGGGCGGAGCTGATGATATCATCTGCGCGGCCGATACGCAGGACCCTGCGCTCATCCGTGCCGCTCTCCCTTATGCTGACATTATTCTCTCACTTCAGGAGAGAAATATCCCTCTGGTAGCAGAAGATATTGCAAAATCCGGTGCTGCGGTGGTTGTTGTCCCGGGGGAGAGGTCACTTCAGGAGAATATCCGGTCTGCACAAAAATACGGCATTGGCAGGATAATTGCCGACCCTCTCCTGCAGCCCGCAGGTTCAGGTCTTCTGGACTCACTGTGTGATATTGTGGCATATAGTAAGACTGAAGAGGGGAGATGCCCGGTATTCTTCGGTGCCGGAAATGTGACCGAGCTTATTGATGCTGATTCAATAGGGGTCAATGCACTTCTATCTTCACTTGCGATGGAAGCTAAGGCTTCGATAATCTTTACGAGCGAACATTCGGACAAGACTGCCGGTTCTGTCCGTGAGATGAGGCGTGCTGTGGATATGATGCACCTCGCATCAGAGAGGCCGTACCCCAAGGATGTCGGACTTTCCCTCTTTTGTATTAAGGAGAAGAGAAAGAGGCGTGAACCTGAACCTGAATTTGACAGTATCAAAGAAGCGGATAAAATGCCTGATGAAGTATCTTTTGACCCATGCGGCAACTTCAGAATAGGTGTTGTAAACGGCAGAATTATTGCGGTGAACAACGGCACGGCAGTGACCGGTGACCACTGGGAGGATATATTCCATGAAGTAATGAAATCCGGAAAGATCTCACTGCTGGATCATGCCGCATATCTTGGCAAAGAACTCTATAAGGCAGAACTTGCAGTCAGATTCGGGCGAAGTTTTGAGCAGGACGGTCCTTTCTGA
- a CDS encoding PHP domain-containing protein gives MRITLQLSNPMKKNTTDLMLNCDLHIHTDYSRDGESSVEDIIARAVKTGLDVIAITDHDTIEGALKAVEYAEEYYPELLVIPGIEISTKQGHLIALGITEAIPPKIDFEKTVAAAREKGAFLILPHPFHQWRHGAALKVKDAIRIVDAVESFNSRYIFGTANKKAERKAAYFNKTCVGGSDAHNAKFVGYGRTIIDAEKDQESVFSAIKEGNVEIMGKMTPIRSYTRQSFRNTKKKIARRVYRR, from the coding sequence ATGCGCATAACACTTCAGTTAAGTAATCCAATGAAGAAAAATACTACTGATCTGATGCTTAATTGTGATCTGCATATTCACACTGACTATTCACGGGATGGTGAGAGCAGTGTTGAAGATATAATTGCAAGGGCTGTAAAAACAGGACTTGACGTAATTGCAATAACCGATCATGACACCATTGAAGGTGCCTTAAAAGCGGTTGAATATGCCGAAGAATATTATCCGGAACTTCTGGTAATTCCCGGAATAGAGATATCGACAAAACAGGGCCACCTCATCGCACTGGGGATAACAGAAGCAATACCTCCAAAGATTGATTTTGAAAAGACGGTCGCCGCCGCAAGGGAGAAAGGCGCCTTCCTGATACTGCCGCACCCCTTCCACCAGTGGCGCCACGGTGCCGCACTGAAGGTAAAGGATGCAATCAGAATAGTTGATGCGGTAGAATCCTTCAACAGCCGTTACATATTCGGTACTGCCAATAAAAAAGCTGAGAGAAAAGCCGCGTATTTCAATAAAACCTGTGTCGGCGGGAGCGATGCCCACAATGCAAAATTTGTCGGCTACGGGAGAACAATAATTGACGCAGAGAAAGATCAGGAATCAGTTTTTTCCGCAATAAAAGAGGGAAATGTGGAGATAATGGGGAAGATGACGCCTATCAGGAGCTATACAAGGCAGTCTTTCAGAAATACGAAGAAAAAAATTGCAAGAAGAGTTTACAGAAGATGA